In Allomuricauda ruestringensis DSM 13258, the following proteins share a genomic window:
- a CDS encoding mevalonate kinase, producing the protein MKGPLFYSKILLFGEYGIIRDSKGLSIPYNFFKGALKRDKNDSEMALKSNKSLMAFAEYLKNLEIEEPGLVSFDIEVLEKDVADGMYFDSSIPQGYGIGSSGALVAAIYDRYAMNKITVLENLTREKLLRLKKIFGKMESFFHGKSSGLDPLNSYLSLPILINSKDNIESTSIPSQNTEGKGAVFLLDSGMTGETAPMVQLFMENMKQEGFRNMVKNQFVKHTDACVEDFLNGNVKSLFGNLKQLSHVVFDHFKPMIPSKFHQLWQKGIETNDYYLKLCGSGGGGYILGFTQDLEKAKKALKGHNLEVVYNF; encoded by the coding sequence ATGAAAGGTCCATTATTTTATTCCAAAATTTTATTGTTCGGGGAGTACGGCATTATTAGAGACTCCAAAGGACTATCAATACCCTATAATTTTTTTAAAGGGGCATTGAAAAGGGACAAGAACGATTCCGAAATGGCCCTAAAATCTAATAAAAGCTTAATGGCTTTTGCCGAATATTTAAAAAATCTTGAGATTGAAGAGCCTGGTTTGGTTTCTTTTGATATTGAAGTTTTGGAAAAGGATGTGGCCGACGGAATGTACTTTGACAGCTCCATTCCACAAGGCTATGGTATTGGTAGCAGTGGTGCTTTGGTCGCTGCTATTTACGACCGCTATGCCATGAACAAAATCACGGTTTTGGAAAATCTGACCCGTGAAAAATTGCTTCGGTTAAAGAAGATTTTCGGGAAAATGGAATCTTTCTTCCATGGTAAATCTTCAGGATTGGACCCATTGAACAGTTATTTGAGTCTTCCCATATTGATCAATTCCAAGGACAATATCGAATCCACCAGTATTCCTTCACAAAATACCGAAGGAAAAGGAGCAGTATTCTTATTGGACAGCGGAATGACAGGAGAAACCGCACCTATGGTACAATTGTTTATGGAAAACATGAAGCAGGAAGGCTTTCGTAATATGGTGAAAAATCAATTTGTAAAACACACCGATGCCTGCGTAGAAGATTTTTTAAACGGCAATGTAAAATCGTTGTTCGGAAATCTAAAACAATTGTCGCACGTGGTTTTTGACCATTTTAAACCGATGATTCCATCCAAATTCCACCAACTTTGGCAAAAAGGAATCGAAACCAACGATTACTACCTCAAACTTTGTGGTTCTGGTGGCGGCGGATATATTTTGGGCTTTACCCAAGATTTGGAAAAGGCCAAAAAGGCACTCAAAGGCCATAATTTGGAAGTAGTGTACAACTTCTAA
- the mvaD gene encoding diphosphomevalonate decarboxylase — MTEKDFLPGAYQKLPDNGKLIWKAPSNIALVKYWGKKPVQIPANPSISFTLDACATTTSVLFEKKDSNDSYSFDLLFEGKPKDDFKPKIQTFLERIEMYLPFLKEYHFTIETSNSFPHSSGIASSASGMAALSLCLMDIEKKLNPTMDESLFHAKASYLARLGSGSACRSIKGSLVQWGKHANIPKSSDLYGIEYPFEINPVFKSYCDTILLVHKGQKQVSSTVGHQLMHGHPYAENRFQQAFSNLDKLKLILVSGDLEEFVMLVESEALTLHAMMMTSMPYFILMKPDTLKIINKIWEYREATKTPICFTLDAGANVHVLYPVSDKEKVQKFIKDELAEHCENGQYIHDQVGSGAIKINT, encoded by the coding sequence ATGACGGAAAAAGATTTTTTGCCAGGCGCCTATCAAAAATTACCTGATAACGGCAAATTAATTTGGAAAGCCCCCAGCAATATTGCTTTGGTAAAATATTGGGGAAAAAAACCCGTTCAGATTCCCGCAAACCCATCCATCAGCTTTACTTTGGATGCCTGTGCAACCACAACTTCCGTTTTGTTTGAGAAAAAGGACAGCAATGATTCGTATTCCTTTGATTTGTTGTTCGAAGGAAAGCCCAAGGACGATTTTAAACCAAAAATCCAGACTTTTTTGGAGCGGATTGAAATGTACTTGCCTTTTTTGAAGGAGTACCATTTTACAATTGAAACCTCAAATTCTTTTCCACATAGCAGTGGGATTGCGTCATCGGCCAGTGGAATGGCGGCCCTTTCGCTATGTTTAATGGATATTGAAAAAAAGTTGAACCCGACAATGGACGAATCATTGTTCCATGCAAAAGCTTCGTATTTGGCACGGTTGGGTTCGGGAAGTGCCTGCCGCAGCATAAAAGGCAGCTTGGTGCAATGGGGAAAGCATGCAAACATACCTAAAAGCTCCGATTTGTACGGCATTGAATATCCGTTTGAGATCAACCCGGTTTTTAAGAGTTATTGCGATACCATTTTATTGGTGCACAAAGGGCAAAAACAAGTCAGCAGCACGGTGGGGCACCAATTAATGCATGGACATCCGTATGCGGAAAATAGGTTTCAACAGGCATTTTCCAATTTGGACAAACTAAAACTTATTTTGGTGAGTGGTGATTTAGAAGAATTCGTAATGCTTGTAGAAAGTGAGGCATTGACCTTGCATGCCATGATGATGACGAGCATGCCCTATTTTATATTGATGAAACCCGATACCTTGAAAATCATCAACAAAATTTGGGAGTACCGCGAAGCAACCAAAACACCAATATGCTTTACCCTCGATGCAGGTGCCAATGTGCATGTGCTTTACCCGGTATCGGACAAAGAAAAAGTACAGAAATTTATCAAAGATGAATTGGCGGAACATTGCGAAAATGGGCAATATATTCATGATCAAGTAGGGTCGGGAGCCATCAAAATAAACACTTAA
- a CDS encoding TspO/MBR family protein yields the protein MKKRIVYITICVVVCLLIGFLSSIATQSSVNDWYLTLNKPSFTPPNWLFAPVWTALYIMMGISAGIVWSKGYHHIWVKTALYHFVFQLLLNALWSIVFFGLKNPLSGMVVILALLTMIILTIKWFKVISNPAALLLVPYLLWVAYAAALNYKIWELNA from the coding sequence ATGAAAAAAAGAATCGTTTACATAACCATCTGTGTAGTAGTTTGCCTTTTGATAGGCTTTCTCTCTAGTATTGCTACCCAAAGCTCCGTCAACGATTGGTACTTAACACTCAACAAGCCATCCTTTACACCTCCAAACTGGCTTTTTGCTCCTGTTTGGACTGCCCTATACATTATGATGGGGATTTCTGCGGGAATTGTTTGGTCCAAAGGCTACCACCATATTTGGGTAAAGACTGCCTTGTACCACTTTGTTTTTCAGTTGTTGCTCAATGCGCTGTGGAGCATTGTTTTTTTCGGATTGAAAAACCCTCTAAGCGGAATGGTGGTTATTTTGGCTTTGCTGACGATGATTATACTTACCATAAAATGGTTCAAAGTCATTAGCAATCCTGCTGCTTTATTGCTCGTTCCCTATTTATTATGGGTTGCGTATGCCGCTGCCCTAAACTACAAAATTTGGGAGCTTAACGCTTAG
- a CDS encoding DUF1697 domain-containing protein: protein MASKIMGNTYIALLRGINVSGQKKIKMAELKVVLEDTGLKNVKTYIQSGNIVFESEEPDREKLQAVITDAIHQRFGFDVPTLVVKKEDVKAILEANPFASESEENKLYYVLLKNPPEKASARQLKDLHFENEEYHITDTCVYLLCKKGYGKAKLNNNLIERKLKVEATTRNQKTMEKLLEMT from the coding sequence ATGGCATCAAAAATCATGGGGAATACATACATAGCACTACTTAGGGGAATCAATGTTAGCGGCCAAAAGAAGATAAAAATGGCGGAGTTGAAGGTTGTTTTGGAAGATACTGGACTTAAAAACGTAAAAACATACATCCAAAGCGGGAACATTGTTTTTGAAAGTGAAGAGCCCGACCGAGAAAAACTTCAGGCGGTTATAACTGATGCAATCCATCAACGTTTTGGGTTTGATGTACCAACCTTGGTGGTTAAAAAGGAAGATGTGAAAGCCATTTTGGAGGCCAATCCTTTCGCAAGTGAAAGTGAAGAAAATAAACTGTACTACGTTTTGCTCAAAAACCCTCCTGAGAAAGCATCGGCAAGACAGTTAAAAGATCTTCATTTTGAAAATGAAGAATACCATATTACCGACACCTGTGTTTACTTACTTTGTAAAAAAGGGTACGGAAAGGCAAAGCTTAACAATAATCTTATCGAAAGAAAGCTAAAAGTTGAAGCTACCACACGCAATCAAAAAACTATGGAAAAACTATTGGAAATGACCTAG